A single genomic interval of Alteromonas sp. CI.11.F.A3 harbors:
- the prfB gene encoding peptide chain release factor 2 (programmed frameshift), protein MFEVNPVTNAIKDIRERTDALRGYLDFDAKSERLEEVNRELESSEVWNEPERAQALGKEKVALELVVETIHNLEQGTEDVEGLLELAVEAEDEETFDEANNELEGLLEQLEKLEFRRMFSQPNDANDCYIDIQSGSGGTEAQDWANMLLRMYLRWGEAHGFKTELIEVSDGDVAGIKSATLRIAGEYAFGWLRTETGVHRLVRKSPFDSGNRRHTSFSSAFVYPEVDDDIDIDIDPSDLRIDTYRASGAGGQHVNRTDSAVRITHEPTGIVVQCQNDRSQHKNKDQAMKQLKAKLYEYELQKQNAEKQAMEDSKSDIGWGSQIRSYVLDDSRIKDLRTGVETRNTQAVLDGGLDKFIEASLKSGL, encoded by the exons ATGTTTGAAGTAAACCCCGTTACCAATGCGATAAAAGATATCCGCGAGCGCACCGACGCGCTTAGGGGGTACCTT GACTTTGATGCAAAGTCAGAGCGCTTAGAAGAAGTTAACCGAGAGCTCGAAAGCTCAGAGGTATGGAACGAGCCAGAACGCGCACAAGCGTTAGGCAAAGAAAAGGTGGCCTTAGAGCTGGTTGTAGAAACCATTCACAACCTTGAGCAGGGCACCGAAGACGTTGAAGGTTTGCTTGAACTCGCCGTTGAAGCAGAAGATGAAGAAACCTTCGATGAGGCCAACAATGAACTAGAAGGCCTACTTGAGCAACTTGAAAAGCTTGAGTTTCGCCGCATGTTCTCACAGCCTAACGATGCCAACGATTGTTATATTGATATTCAATCTGGCTCTGGCGGTACAGAAGCGCAAGACTGGGCGAATATGCTCCTTCGTATGTACCTTCGTTGGGGGGAGGCTCACGGCTTCAAAACCGAACTTATTGAAGTATCTGATGGCGACGTAGCGGGTATTAAGAGTGCTACCTTGCGTATTGCAGGTGAGTACGCTTTTGGTTGGTTACGTACCGAAACGGGCGTGCATCGCTTAGTGCGTAAGTCGCCATTTGACTCAGGCAACCGCCGTCATACGTCGTTTTCATCAGCGTTTGTTTACCCTGAAGTGGATGACGATATCGATATTGATATCGACCCTTCAGATTTACGTATTGATACTTACCGCGCTTCGGGCGCGGGTGGTCAGCACGTAAACAGAACCGATTCAGCGGTGCGTATTACCCACGAACCTACAGGTATTGTAGTGCAGTGTCAGAACGACCGCTCGCAACACAAAAACAAAGATCAGGCGATGAAGCAGCTGAAAGCTAAACTCTACGAGTACGAGCTTCAAAAGCAAAACGCTGAGAAACAAGCGATGGAAGACAGCAAGTCCGATATCGGGTGGGGAAGTCAAATTCGTTCATACGTGTTAGACGACTCTCGCATTAAAGATTTGCGTACTGGCGTGGAGACACGCAACACTCAGGCCGTGCTAGATGGTGGCCTGGATAAATTTATCGAAGCCAGCCTTAAATCAGGGCTGTAA